tcttctgaagcttatgtgtgtagcagagaagcttagcctacctgtaggttctggaggacctcttttgttgctcagatgtagcctcattctctaagcccaacattgccctccccattacatgggacatgacatccaggggtgaaagtctccctagcggtgtgggagatgactcccagggatgagtctggccctgacaccatgggatcaacaatgccattctgaccaaaagggggaaaagaagtgtaactaataaagtatcagtggcagagagggttcaaatagagttgagaggctactctggaggttgctcttagccaagtttcagttagacattgctgtctgtcataacctgccaaaccccaaccaaaaccattccagccaatcctaaagaatacctagggcaatgtataagattctacaaaggttccatacactagagtaactttccagaagcctatacCCTCcaaatgagtccctggaccagataagtcctgaaacctagagggcccatcctctccagaacatgagctggtaccatctccctaccccatatcattgacagacacttccaacatgaaaaatttagaatggccatagcccaaacaatcccaaagagaggtatggaaaaatcaaaggtgatggtggaattatacatagaagataggatttaagaaatgaatatgaatgctgaatcatcaaattgatatctcttttagtctccagtattttagagcagctagaagtaaaaatctaaaattgtgaaattggaacccatgtcaaagtctgaaatatgttctacaactaattgtcgtgctAGGCTTagaaatgtatagtttttttgtatatatgttattgttcacaaaaaaaaagaagaaaaaaagtcgattgtgatgataaaaaagtacttaagtcttctagtcttctatattctggagcagctagaaggaaaactatgagaagatcatatggtagcccatgacaaactctggtttGTGTCCTctaactccttgttgaagagtgcttttttcttttttttgctttgttatatttcttttttctttccttgctttgcctatatgttatattatacaataaaaaaagttaaaaaaaaaaaaagcaaagggatCAGGGTTATATACAAAAGAGATCAGGAATCTGTAAGCTGCTTCTAAAATGAAATGAGCATTAAATCTGTGGTAAAATCAGAACATTCCATCCCTGCCCAGAGTTATTTTGAGGTCagttaatacagaaaaaaattagtacagaaaaaaatgtaatgtatAAGGTACAAAGTTATTGtgagcagcaaaaaaaaaaaaaaaagcaaaaacaagtaACTAACTTATAGACCAATTTTTACAGAGtgggaaattttaaattgctatcaaataacaaatattttgttttcattaaggGGCCTATTTAGGAGGCTTAGGAAATTACTTCTTTTCAGTTAACTGTTAACAGTTTTAgtgcttcatcttttttttttccatgcattttatttttcctttaggtAGTCAAGCCACATACTCCATTAATAAGGTTCCCTGACAGGACAGACAACCCTAAACTCAGTGGTAAGTTATACTTTATTTAGAGTTctaaaaatatgtgtgtatgcatatttaTAAACGAATATCCTAATAgacattatttctcattttaaaaatcagatagaCTTCTGTAGCTTAGATCAGAATGGTACCTTAGGTAATATGCAaggaaaatttaactttttagtCCCCATTTTAATAAGGTAGTGACTAGCAGATGTCCCTGAATTTTTTAGTGATAGAGTTATATAGGggaatttttgctcttcctttcttctcttctttcctttagaAGGTTCTTTCCTGTTTACATCTGCAGAGATCATGAGAAATAATAACTATTTCTATATTTCTCTCCTAGCCTACCgtcttttctttcattcactcactcatctattcattcaatcaataaatatttgagtgccTTAGTCCTTAGCAACTATTGAATTAATTGGAGAAGATCTGGAAATGTTCTGTTTTTATCTGACCCTTTTTACCAGGTTCTCTGTCCCTCTTTATTATAAGTTCTTGTTCTTTAATTTTGGGagaattttaacaaattatttaGTGACACTTTTAGTTTATTGTAACTACTATTGAAGAATTAAGATATTGGTGATAAATAAGTATTAAGGTTTTAAGAAAACTATCCTCATCAAGATTTACGAAAATCATAGTTCCCCATTGTAAGATATTATTTGTAAACTATAGGATGCATTGTCTTGTGAGGGCTTatgacaaaaatttaaataatgtggGTTTTCCATAATGGGTTGAATCCTactaaaaataagttttattatttCACAAAATTGTTTTGTAATTTACTAATTCACTTAACTTAGAATTACTTccttaattgttttaaaaagaactttATGAAATTATGTAAGAACCCAACTCAGGTACTTACTCTACAAATACTTACCTCTAATACTGAATTATAATTATAAGCATGACTTAATTATGCAATCATAGATAacttaaaatagtattttaagaCACATGAACAATTtttctaattacttttttttttaatttcagtatcAGAAGCTTTGAGATCAGCGGGAATACCATCTCACTCATCTGCAATTTCACAGCATTCTGTGGGAAGTAAATCACCAGAGTTGCTGATTCATCAGGGTCCTCCAGATACtgcagaaataataaaatcattacctCAGAAATACAGAAGGAAACCTATGTCTCAAGAAGAAATCGAATTTATCCAAGTATGGTGTTTCTCTTTATCACCTGACTGTGCAAACCCTATATTTTTAGCGTTTGGAATTTTATATGCCACTTAACGTGCTCTTCCCATTGTCGTGTCAAAGTGTGGCCATAATAAGACAGAGATGGTCAGATAGGGTGGCACTTTGAGAAACAGACCATAATTGGAGCCCTCATTAAATATGCATGGTGATATATATGTATAGCGGTAGACATACgtagatatatatttcaaaactGGAGGCCAAGAAATACTAATGATTATAGCCAGACTGACATTCAGAAACTATAGAGTAGAAGTTGTAAACTGGCAACCCATAGGCCAGATTCAGCCTAGACTTATTTTGTGTTTGGCCAG
This region of Tamandua tetradactyla isolate mTamTet1 chromosome 9, mTamTet1.pri, whole genome shotgun sequence genomic DNA includes:
- the KGD4 gene encoding alpha-ketoglutarate dehydrogenase component 4 isoform X1, producing the protein MMGSKMASASRVVQVVKPHTPLIRFPDRTDNPKLSVSEALRSAGIPSHSSAISQHSVGSKSPELLIHQGPPDTAEIIKSLPQKYRRKPMSQEEIEFIQTDLPISYSKVTRML
- the KGD4 gene encoding alpha-ketoglutarate dehydrogenase component 4 isoform X2, with product MMGSKMASASRVVQVVKPHTPLIRFPDRTDNPKLSVSEALRSAGIPSHSSAISQHSVGSKSPELLIHQGPPDTAEIIKSLPQKYRRKPMSQEEIEFIQRGGPE